In the genome of Chrysoperla carnea chromosome 5, inChrCarn1.1, whole genome shotgun sequence, the window GTTGACAATGTGCCGCTGTAATCACATATTTACTGGATATTAAAACACCTCcgcatttattttttgtaaataatccaAGCCATGTTGATTCTTTCACTAATACCTGCCATGGCCATTCACCAAATGTTGCTCCTTTTCCACCCACAATCCTTCCACTTCGCATTAATGGACGAACACcacaaactaattttatttattttgtattatttcatttatttgtctCATCTCTTTGTCTTTATTTTTCCACCATACTAAACGCTTTTCCACTATTCtaccaatgttttttttttggtgtgtaGCTTTTCTTTGctcatcaaaaattgtatttgcgTACGTATCGTAGCGTTTTATtctcgtttatttatttattaaggggATTATTTTAAAGCGTCAAGTTtggattttgattttaatttgcgCAAGTATGATGGAAATAAAAAGCAGTGAGTGAAAATAAAGGAGAAagcatttaaaagaaattttttgaaaagagcACCCATATTccattttattataactatttttgaagtgtattcttttgtattttttaagtcTAATGGGTCTTAAACTTCTAATTATGCAAATtgttagttaaattaaaaattaagcatGAGATCAATTCAAAAGAATACACTTGTCTACCAGTTTATAAGAGTCAAACGCccaaatactttcaaaaagatACATTTTGCCACTTTCTACCAAAGTATAGCACTTAGAAAAGTGTTTTTGCGTTGGTTTTCGCCGACTGGATGTTTTACTCTTGGCTTctgttaacttttaataaagttataacacaTTTTAATAGACGtaggtatacaaaattttaagatcagtttttataactttattcaCGGGttaaatgatcccctttataaaggtgaaaatgatccctattatataaaattatataataggtAAAATGGTCCCCCATCATATGGCGGATATTTCTAGAACGTCGGTAAAACGGCCTCATTTAAGaattattgaatagttctaaaagtTTGTACAAATCAAATGTAGGTGCATATGCCGTATAGTTTTTTGGTCTTAGGGGATCACTATAGAACACCTTCCCTTATATGCATCTTTTTGCTCATTAGGCTCTTATTAACTGGTAATTATTTAAGTgtattcttttgtatttttgagtCTTTATGACTTTTGACTTacctactaaaaaaaatttcttagccaaagtaatttaaactacattgagatcaatttattcaaaagaataCACTATTTTCTGAAAGATTTgtgtataaaagaaattaaaataaaaccctCTTTGTCAATATATCCgtcaccatttaaaaaaaaaaaagaatataaaaattaaaaagagataGTGATATACACATTATGACGTATACAAAAACAAGATGGTTGATTGTTTATTAAAGACGTTTAAAACGATCGTATTGTATATTTGGTCGTCGTTTCAACAATAATTGTACAAACTTACGTCTTTTATAGTCGggtatttgttgttgttgagaaCCTTGATTATCTTCATAATATTCATCACTTTCTTCATAAGTTTCTTCACTCGATGAAGATGGTGCACTAGTTGTAGATGTAGTAGTTGTGGTAGTTTTGCGCACCGGTGGCTTAGTACGTTTTGTAGTGGTAACAGTTGTCGGACGACGGgttgttaatttttgtgttgTTGGTTTTTTCGTAGTTGTTGGTTTTTTCGTTGGTGAATTAGGTTTTTTTGTAGTTACAGCTGGTTTTCGTGTAGTTTGATTTTTTATCGGTTTTTTTGTTGTACTCGAAGATGGTTTCTTCGTTGGCGGTTTCTTAGTTGAGGAACTTGTTTTGTTACTATAAATAACAGTTCGTAAATCATCAAACGGTCCTTGTAAACTTTGTATGATTTTATTGACAAATGTTTCAACTTTATCGTTTAATTCATCATCTTCGACAAAAGCTGGAgttgttatttcaaaattgcCCTCATTAAATTCACCACTAGTTGTTGAAGCGGacatatttaaatttggatTACGTACAGGTgggaaatttattaaatcatcgGCGGTTGAAGAAGCTAAACTTGAGGTCGTTAAATATTCATAACCATCGTCAGAACCAGGTCGTTTTACAATAACTGTTGTTAATGGTTGCTTATTTGTTGTCCAATAAGACGAAGCCGTTGACGCACTAGAAGGTTTTGGCGTAATTAAAACAGTTGGAGATGGGTTTTCTGAAGATGTTTCAGGTCTATGACCACCGATATGTACTGTATTACTTGATTGtatcatattattaattgtaactTGAGATACAGGTTTTGGACGTGGAGTTGACGACACAGtgattttattataaggaaCCGTTGAAGATGATGTTTCTGATATTGGTCCAAGTACGATTACGGTTGGTGGAGGACTTGAACTTGGTATATATGATTGTGCACTATTGGTAGAATAGTGTTCGTATGGTGgattttttgttggttttttactTGATCCCTTTTTCGTGGTGGTTGTTAAGGGACGTTTTGTTGGACTAAATAAGTAGCTTGTTGTAGGTTTTTTCGATGTTGTTAATCCAGAAGTTGTATAACCGGGACGTGGTGGAATTGTGGTACTATAAACGTAAGACGTCGAAGGTAATTTATTTGTACTACTAAATATGGGTGTGTTAGAATATACAACAGTCGATGCTGTTGAAGAAGACGGCGATGGAGTTTTCGATTCGGACGTGATAATACGATTTGGTGAATTATCATCTAACATTTGTATGATATTCGCAATTGATTCGATTTCTGGAGCGGTGACATTCTTTAACGAAGGTCGAACAGTCTCTTGCGATGTTGGGAATTTTGTGATGGTCGgtaccaaaatatatttatccgTTGTACTGCTGGGTCGATGTGACGTGATGGGTCGTTGTGATGTACTAGGTCGAgctgttaaataatttatggagGAATGGTAATAAAATGGTTTTGTACTAGACTCAACAATACGACTTGTGCTTGTATTGTTGAGTTTCATTGTTGTAAAATCTTCGCTgctaatataattgtttatttcactACCATTTGTATGAATTAGTACAGTTTCCGCTGAATTTGGATACGCGTTTGTGACAAGAGTTGATGGTTGGAATGATACGTTTTCTTCTTGTGGGATTTGAACAACTGTATTCTCTGAAGCTATTTCTAATACCGTTTGGGGTTGATTTGTGGATAACTCCAAATCAGAATTTTGGATTATTGGTTTCATGGCTTGTTTTGTTGATTCGTTGATTGTATTATCTTGTGCGATTACAACATCTGACTGTGCAGGTATTGtcatttcatccccttcaacaGTTGTTGCTGGTAATTGACAACATGCGCCAAACAAGAATCCATCCATGCAAGCGCCAACAACATGACCATTTCTTTGAGCGCATTCATGATTGAACATACATATGGATGGTCCACCTTTTACACCTGGTACCGTGCGTGTAGGATGACAAAATCGTGGTGTTATTCGATAACCACCAAATAGTTTTCTTGCttctgtaacaaaaaatattcatttgatcaatatatatgtttgaaaaataatgtatcttttttttaaaaacaaaggaaTAGATGATAGATATCTCTTGAGATTTAATTTCGAATACAAAAAGTTTGATATAGTATGAAATGATAAATCCTGTTTcaccatttcaaaaatatactatgttcaataaataatacatctATCTATTTTTAAGGCTGTTCTgtttatacacatttttgattggcgtggaactttatactttttttagaattctcttaaatattcattattgggaaaaaaaatctataaagaaAAGCAGTTTTctagataagaatggttaaagttacatttgaatttcaagcactgcgattttcgaaaaaaaaaatgttcctagggtagaatatgaatacctataaaatATCAAAGGTATAACATATCCGAAGGTATCTTTGTAACAAGTATTTCTTACTCACATGCGATTCGACTgtattgggaaaattaaaagctgttaatttctaaaaattatattccacTGTTCGCAtacgaaaaacttatttaatttaaatgaagtaaaatgTGGGGCTGGGTGGCGTTTGGTATCGCCAAGAGCCCGTttctaattttacaaaattcaatttttaatcttttgggATTTCTAGAGAACAATGTCGTAtcgtttatattataaaattctgcTCCTATCCCAATAACGCTAACTAATgttaaactcaaatattttaaacaaaaaagggtAATATATTGCACCTTGATGGCAATTTAAATGATCACCCttcttgcaaaatatttttattattggtttattactattgtattttgtgttttaaatcaaattctaTCGAAATCACATTTAAATATACCGTAAAAtgttgaggaggtaaagttttAAAAGACTAACTGTTGTCTACCTTGGATCAAAGGAGTTACTGTTATTAGGTATTATATTATCCTTTGTTATAAATCAGTATTACCACTGATTACAAGTACCtagtaaaaaaagttcaattgaCCCTGAGTCAATGAAATAAGCAGTTAAAGTTACTGAACACATAGAGATGAAGATGTTGTTGTaagaaaaacttattaaatttttcatgttttaatcgCATACCTACTACGATGTAGTTCTTTGGAGTGAAAGATTACATGTTAAAGAAGAAGATTACAGGAAGAATCGGTGAGAGTGATTTAATGTAAACTAGGCTTCAATCTATGATACATTATGGTATTGTTTCatagattaaataataataaaatgttaatctagtgtaaaatgttaatttaaattctcaagaatatgcaTATTATATGCGTGTCTGAATAATGGTGCTATAGTAAGAACTGACTATTGATCCATTGTAATGTTcaaaaagatttcaaaaaaaataaatgaatgtaaattATGATCCATGGTAAAACACCTTCCCATATAATTGGAATAcaagaaataaatgtaaatattcccTTTAAcgttatttgattattatttattggacGTAATTCGTTTCATATTACATAACagacataaatttataattgtaagTAATTACATTTGGGATTTCTATCATTCTATCATTTTATTACATCTATACAAATACTTTTTAGACAGGTATTTAGATCAAAAATAGCTTAGGAACACTAGTTCTGACGCAACTCTCATCAATAATTGGCATTCCTTCAAACTAAGtccttaaaagtaaattaatataataactgattttaatttgttagaaaatagtatttaattttcaatgtaaaccatatttACAAAGCAAAGACTTTTACAcccatccataaaattatattaataaagtagtgtgaataattttgactgatatttacttcgaaaaaaaaaatcacttaacaATAATCTTTTGAATCAAAGTTTGGTAAAATATACTAATATAAAACGAAATCCATAGAGGAtctctaaatttttatacattttaggaCGAGACATGAATGTTTAACATAAGTTTTCATAAATCAGATTCCAAACCCATTTTGAATTCGTTTCAAACGGTTGGTAAAATAACTAACATTTATCAAACTTTGCCGTTTGTTACTTATTGACATAAAAGGCGATcagatataagaaaaatatttagatcGTTAAATTACGATATAAATATGAGTCAAATTTACCGGAGTACTCTAGAACGATTATTTGaagatattccaaaaaaaatatgaactcTATCCGATTTTTGACCAATTTTTCAGTCTAAATACCGGTCTATTAGAGTCTGAATTTTCATCATAACTGTAAATAATAGAAGATTTATTCACTCCCATgaattataattgaattgttttacataaatgtattttttttaaaattaaataatcaggGGAGGTTGTCTGTCTGGTCTTTATCAaacaagatattttaaattgtattctcatttttgcaaaaaaaaagaagataaatttttaatataattgagacagacaaaaaatattaatatccaaCCTctcaaataacattatttttctaacacgtaaataaaaaaaaagggattTAATGTTTTCTCCCCGATAAgccgaattaaaaatttaaattttttcattttcagataGGTGCACTTTTGGTAATATTTCGGCATAAGTAACAATTTccacataataaatttttagataataatataatcagaatagtttttcaaataattgtagGCTAGTTGATGATAGCTGACCTGAATAttgattttgaacaaaattttatttcatactaaGTGCTAATCAATGCTTGTAAAATCACGTACACTCAAATACATGTTACACGTTTTGATACGTAGGCGTTATAAAAGCTTCATGGGCGTTTTATACATAGTAGGGGCGCGTTGTCTAGGCTGATCCTCTGTCCATATAGGCTTTGGGCTTTTATGGACTTTTCATTAACTCAtgtgaaatttttcaatcaatttcatacaatattttcaattatatattgacattattttgatttttttaaattgtaccaTGCTTCCTAAATGATACCAATACAGAGttgttgaaaacaaaattgCCATACTATATAcacaaattatgtttatttagatAAACAACTTAAttccaaacaaaaattgtaaacatttgACAAAAGTATGACCGATCTTGATATCCTTCTCATACaacttttttgtgaatatttttggACTGACAACTATCAAACCAAACGAAACAAACAATAcccttttttgttgtttatacgTATTATAAACAATGTTGatgtttgtttaatatttaacaacaaatttaatttataatgaaactagaaacaaaaataaatatacagcaataaaattataataaaatttattttagaatcctattttatatatcatgaatttttaatcaaacataTAGGCAATGTGTTATTACACACCTGTTTAAGTGATTACATATCGTATAAAATTGTATACCAAGAGccaaacttgaaaaattttgatcgtgGGTTAAACTTCTTGCATTAGTTTTAGTAAATATGTACCGTTAAAGTAGGCGGTGTGTACTTATTATACTCGAAATTATAAACGGGAAAGATAGGCTTTATGAAATTGAACTAAATTGTAAACGGGTTTCCAAAAACCACCCAACTCGTGATAACTCAATTGCTATGAACAAAAACATATTCTTGGAGTAAAAGTTTACTtgtcaatcaaaattttgaacatttgaaTCTAATTGTAGTTTTGCTGCATATATATCCTTAAGTCAGTCAgaatatttataactatttagaaacttgatttaataatttatttttcaaatttatattcggccgtgaaaatttattttgtaaagctACGGGATGTTGatagtattaaaatataaaaagatttatttgaattaaaattttacataataatttgaatatgctGTGTCTAATGGATGGTGAAAATGAACGATTAAAAACATAACACAACGCTCTGAAAGTTGAAGAGATGGCGAAAAAGTTATTGTTAAAAGGTTAATAATACCCGCAGGTCTAAAGAGGATATTTAAACACTAAATCCTTTTGAAAAACAAGTGTATTCCTTTCTATTCCTTTTGTTGTTTAATAGGATTTTATAATTAGTGatatttgcatataaattacgaacaagaaaatttatttgccttgattatttattaaataaaaaacatataaaatttaattttttaaacaatttaagatAGTacttgtggttaaaattatttgtacctaattttcaactttgctaatgtatttttgtataactTCATTAATGTAGACGTAAAATAAGAATAGAATTTTAGgaaatctgccttggttttcgaaaataaataataaaattttcaattatcgatattttgaaaattactccacatTTCGAAAgattattttcttacttttcgtcttatattgtcaagttataacataattcactatcaaaattgaaaaaatatatttttttaaatttgtgtccccagtaccgtgctcatacatccttaatttgtcgagcacaacggtttttttttctttcaataatttattaaggttttaactttaatttaaatagttttttgttatttccaccaactagttttggagaaatctatgaaaacatatcattcatctaccgttttcccataagaccaatgttaaatatgcctacatttgaagtcatttatttatttaaatagtcggGCAAATTATGAGCCCATTAAATCTGAGATGGTTTCCAGAAATCATTCAAATATCccttaataagtttatttttaactggTTTTTCTTTAGTTTAAACAAACTGTAATGACTTTTTGAATATACATTTCAAAGTAtgtgttttattgttttaaagtatataattaTAGAGCCAAAAACCAAGTCCAACACCaactcaaataattatttcgaacaaacaaacaaacaaaataactatataacaaaatgaaaagtaattttatgatcCTTTGAGAGAGAAAATCtttgtaaaattacaataataataatcattttatttataacaataataaattctaaCTTTCGACTTGTTACTGTGCAAGATTTAAACTATACCGAACAAATCCACAACCAAcctttaaaatacgtatttaaataacaaatgtaTTTCTCTATTTTGACTTCAATTCTAACTTTACATTCAAATATTAGTAACATTTCTACTACAGTCATTTAAAACAGATTATTCAACCAACTTCTAACTTTTTGGcaaggtaaatttttaattacaggtACAGTTTGATGAGTAGAAtccaataaaaaagtttacagTTCTAATGTGAGCTCAGCATAATAAATTTGGGCCTTTGGCTgcaaatatctccaaaactatttaaaGAACGTGAAATTGTCTACAAAAAAGCTTTTCGCGATCCAAGACTTACCTACAAAAAAgctcatattataaaaatgaataatcgtACTGTATTCAAGTATAAAACAAATTCAAGAAGAAAAACGAGGTTTTCTGATGAATATTAGTTCAATATTTTTGACTTCTTgcagaaaaatttacttttagtattatcaagtttaaatttaagtgaTTTGATTCTGAATCGGGatctttaatcaaaaatatctcTGTTGTTTTCCATTTTACCCCCGaatcaaaaaaggggtgttataagcttgttcgttatgtgtgtgtgtgtgtctgtctgtcgtctgtctgtggcatcgtgcGGCTTCGTGTAGCTTCTAAAAGGATGAAAAGGATtctgatatttttgtttaaccgtaatttaatgaagagtgttcttagctttcaAGTACGAATTTatggttccgtactcgaaacaaCTTAATAAAGTGGCGACGATTATCAAAAACGGTTCAGTTTGCAAAGAACCACAAGGAAAACACCGCATTTGTcgggaattttttaaattttataaatttcactcgTTAATGGTTACAGAAAAGGTTAAATGTCATAATGTAGTAGATAGTGGATACTGTGGGAAGTGAAAGCTGTATCTCAGGTTTGAAAGCTTCTACGATTTTACAATTAGGCACATTATGCAAgacttctatataaaaaaagatgcacatacttttttttattatacgataaccagttttcgagatattgaaaTGGCTATAGCTAGTTTAAAACTTACGTTGGCTAGTCACCCGTTTCtcggaaaacaaatttttttgtatagaaaatatagcaaaaaattaacttttgattTTACTAGGGTTTGATGAAATGGCTCAAGATAGCTTATATAGTGACTTCTAATATTGTTACATGATGTGTGGAGTTACACGATCTCATCAGTGAGAGATGTATCATTATTTGCATTTATTGTTGAATGTGTGTAGTACATAGACAGCAACAGACATTCTGCCACGAATACGAATATGATACGAGTTTCGAATAGATTCGAAGGTTGGAACACTAATGTTAGTTAAAACATTGTTACCAACATTACACAATCAAATATCATGTTGCTTCTGTTGTCTTACATATACAGGCTGTTTTTATCAGGGAGAAGTTAGCGTAAATACATTTACTCGATGATCAAGTAGGATCGAGAAGCTGCTCGAACCACGTGTAAAATTGTTTTGGTTTATATATACGGTAATTACCTGgcgtcaaataatgtgttaattttaattatacggTACCATTCAACTATTTCTCCTACAATATATAGTGTACGAAGTGttctttaaaattcttttaatatagatatctctcttcaactaaagttcaacaataaaattgattaactttgcGTTATTATATCTCACTTCTTATCTATATCTCGGTCAATtattttggttgttttttttaactgagCACAAATTACATTAACGATGTATGAGCGAcgggaaaattttgaataaaaggctatacaaacaaaaaatacgaaGTTGGACtaggtctaaatcaattctgtgAATTTTAGGGGAATGGGGAGCGgtttcccgattatttaaataaataaatgatttcaaaagttggcatatttaaaattggtcttatgggatacttaaagtaattttcaaaatatcgaaaattgaaaattctgtgtaattattataccatgtatatatgaaatatacatagtatattaagtttagtcccaagtttgtaacgcttaaaaataatgatgctaggaaaaaaattttgtcataggtgttcataaaatcacgtaattagtccatttccggttgtccgtccgtccgtccgtctgtggacacgataactcaaaaacgaaaaaagatatcgagctgaaatttttacagcgtactcaggacgtaaaaagtgaggtcaagttcgtaaatgagcatcataggtcaattgggtcttgggtccttgtgacccatcttgtaaaccgttagaggcggaaattttataatatgtactatacttgattatcagttacgtatgtgtcacatctttgtatgtgtaatgtgataaagaaattaacactgactatgcatggtattttaacaattaactcagtcaattgtttgttttcacttgttaagcttcaatattttaaaaaccaaggcagatatagaaaaattttattcgtatcttGAGTTAGAGACGAGCAAtcgacttttaaaatatttatggtaattgttttatatatatttatattaagtattcacaaatttagaattttctaacaCTTACTTACATTTTACTTGCTGCAGAAAACCATGCTaccatgttaaaattatacatattttcttgtaattaGTTTAAATTGTAACCTTAAAGAGAACATTCAACTGCAAGTAATATAACTTTTTTGgaacgttaattttttttaatttgtatattttcttcTCATTATGTtaaagaataacaaaaaaacagatatttacttgtgttaaaatacaaattaaatataatgtgtTCCTGGAAACATacctttttgaagaaaataatttttatgctgagtaaacaaattgatatctttcaaagaaaattagttacgtaaaataaaattattataataaagttttatttaattaaataaataataatatcaaatatcatgattatattttcacaattatgtaaaaactttttaatgaaaaatagtaatgagatagttACGCAACTCTTGAATGacacaaaaattgaattcgAAATGTCAAGAAAAatagaattcatttttttttattgtcaaacttacctttatcaatcctttaaatggcagacaaaaagaatcatagaaatttcgcttcGTTATTAGAAGAATCATTGTAAaaattcataagaaaaatttgacgagaaaataataatacagtagagtctcgataatcggaAATCCATAAAAACCAGTGGAGTTCCGATTACTTGATTTGTTCCGATTATATTATAgagattatattatattatacatataaactttcctcttgaatcactctatcgattaaaaaaatgcgcatcaaaatccgttgtgtagtttttaagatataagtatatatagggatagacagacagcgggaagcgactttgttttatagtaTTGTAGTATATAGTTATCAATGTTTTAatcttcaaaacaaattaataattgctAAAAACCACaaagttaatttgattttgattgaGGGCAAAAAATCCGATTGGTATACTTTTTTGTTAGACATTCGGTATATAGATGAACGAAAAACCTTAACCGTAATATTGAGCGACCTAAATACTGTTGAAATTCGTTATATGCAGTACAATAGTATAGAGAAAGCCCAGGTTTATCTCGATATTATGTCTAGCTCAATTCAGTTGTGTTGTTGAGCTTTAGTTATGTTCTCTAGCATAGAGTAGACAACACAGTATGTTTTTGTTcatcatattatacaattttgttgCAACAAGCTCCCACACATACACACACTCTCTGACACCCACacacccacacacacacacactcgaATCTACtatatgtttgttttatatattgcTAAAGCTTTTCTTGTCCAAGGTTTATAATGTTCTAtacataatgtaaatattatgtttaaattctAGCTAGGTTCAGCTGTGTGCAGCATTAAACAGTAACGCATTTACATTTTCAATCATGTATCCCCTAAAATATAGACTTACCAATATATCGAAGACCAACAGGAAGGTAGGCGGATCAATGTTATAAAACTGGGATATCATTTCATTTcagaaatatgaatttttaaggtgactgtaaacctacagtattgtaaaaaaaaatttggtttattgcacggtagatacgtataaaccaaatacatgctttgtaatcaaataatgtgttatttttagctttacaataccacgaaactataaaaatatataatatattgtgtgcaagggatgcttatatatttgataatttagatATCGcccttcaatcatcaatactcttactatagtcgtttctgatcatcaaatgatggatcttcgatgagatcataagtaaatgaaaatttttgtatatcttcggcaaccttatatttttatggtaatattataaaccacaagattgtcttaatattttagatagttttttccAATCGAAAAGGATAATTTGAAATATGGTCTTAGTGAAGAAGCTTTGCTGCTCACGaggtttttttttgctattggTGAAGCTTtaacttcataaaaatatttttgttttatttcataaataaatcatattttatctaacaaaaaaatacacgtataaaaagtaaaaaagaggATGCAAATGACCTAAACAAATGTTTATTAGCATACTAGTTGAACTAGTGATTTCACTGTATGGAATATATCCGcaaaaagttcgaaaatatattttttaaaatattgcgtatttataatacaaagtgGCATACTATCtctttgtcaaattttatttaagtcgGCTAAGAAAACTGACCATGAAAAACTAAGCTACACTCGCATACATACAGACAACGAAAATACTAAACCATGCAACTTTATCACAGTTAGAATTTTAAACACCAGACGTCATGACCTAAGTGGTCAGTAGTCAAtagaaataagaataataaatgaagTATATAAATGGTGGACGCGTAATGAAGCTATGCACTGTATCTGTTATTACTATATGtaatgcatttatttgcgctcccaccatatttttttatcctaaaAGTTTcgttattttaaacttttttttgatgtTTACTCAGATATTTCAATAAGAAGATAAAAATTCGTagtgcaggagctgcgttagctaagcaaattctctcagagattgaacttttttgctaaaattaaatgtaataaaatgtcattttaGCTTTCAGAATGATATCAATCAAATTATATGAAGAAAAGTTTAGTGACAGCTTCAATTTCTGAGATGTTTAGCGGAAATTTCAAGGAAAACTTACATTTCGTGAATTTtcctattgttttttaatagctatttt includes:
- the LOC123301039 gene encoding serine protease filzig, translating into MFNHECAQRNGHVVGACMDGFLFGACCQLPATTVEGDEMTIPAQSDVVIAQDNTINESTKQAMKPIIQNSDLELSTNQPQTVLEIASENTVVQIPQEENVSFQPSTLVTNAYPNSAETVLIHTNGSEINNYISSEDFTTMKLNNTSTSRIVESSTKPFYYHSSINYLTARPSTSQRPITSHRPSSTTDKYILVPTITKFPTSQETVRPSLKNVTAPEIESIANIIQMLDDNSPNRIITSESKTPSPSSSTASTVVYSNTPIFSSTNKLPSTSYVYSTTIPPRPGYTTSGLTTSKKPTTSYLFSPTKRPLTTTTKKGSSKKPTKNPPYEHYSTNSAQSYIPSSSPPPTVIVLGPISETSSSTVPYNKITVSSTPRPKPVSQVTINNMIQSSNTVHIGGHRPETSSENPSPTVLITPKPSSASTASSYWTTNKQPLTTVIVKRPGSDDGYEYLTTSSLASSTADDLINFPPVRNPNLNMSASTTSGEFNEGNFEITTPAFVEDDELNDKVETFVNKIIQSLQGPFDDLRTVIYSNKTSSSTKKPPTKKPSSSTTKKPIKNQTTRKPAVTTKKPNSPTKKPTTTKKPTTQKLTTRRPTTVTTTKRTKPPVRKTTTTTTSTTSAPSSSSEETYEESDEYYEDNQVCGVRPLMRSGRIVGGKGATFGEWPWQVLVKESTWLGLFTKNKCGGVLISSKYVITAAHCQPGFLASLVAVFGEFDISGELESKRSVSRPVKRVIVHRQYNAATFENDLALLELDTPITFDTHIVPICLPPDDEDFTGRMATVTGWGRLKYGGGVPSVLQEVQVPIMENSVCQEMFRTAGHSKVIIESFLCAGYANGQKDSCEGDSGGPLTLQRSDGRWELAGTVSHGIKCAAPYLPGVYMRTTYFKPWLTSITGVH